In Sphaeramia orbicularis chromosome 15, fSphaOr1.1, whole genome shotgun sequence, a single genomic region encodes these proteins:
- the LOC115434207 gene encoding protein phosphatase 1 regulatory subunit 3C-B-like has protein sequence MRGPGRGLSAGARPRQALCHWLALDPRSFLIGWLQNHVTEYANCLYVAVEIPECRPTLCTERQEGGRKEGRERERRRWTKKEGGVTQHALLEKNDFRQKTDDRNADRLCLDPFNLKSMSAASVLRSFSPSAMPGPVMPMDVAMRFYISHSPPPLRGFLSPYEDLQRAKTRATQSSSLSQQQRYKPLRPCLSNQQKAADDNGGGDCVGWNNNRTSKKRVVFADMKGMSLTAIHVFSKFDDESYQSKKTREVSEDLQFDMTDLETAAMDLKISTVRSLALDFKQPSADYLDFRNRLIQSSVCLENCSLQERSLTGTVKVRNIGFEKSVQVRITFDSWASFTDVECTFMNNVYGGQDSDTFAFVLELPAYVQPQNRVEFCICFKVQGQVFWDNNDGKNYSLKHVGWHGEEVNAAPASPEHKHGSVKVLDLDIDQFGSPRMSNGLFPGWQSWGQIDTSVPYW, from the exons ATGAGAGGCCCAGGACGGGGCCTATCAGCTGGAGCCAGGCCAAGGCAAGCGCTCTGCCATTGGCTGGCACTGGATCCCCGGTCCTTTCTCATTGGCTGGCTGCAAAACCATGTGACCGAATATGCAAATTGTCTCTATGTGGCAGTTGAAATCCCTGAGTGCAGACCAACCCTCTGCACTGAAAGgcaggagggaggaaggaaggaaggcagagagagagagagacggaggtGGACGAAGAAAGAAGGGGGAGTGACGCAGCATGCACTGTTAGAAAAGAACGACTTCAGGCAAAAAACTGACGACCGGAACGCAGACCGCCTCTGTTTGGACCCCTTTAATCTGAAATCCATGAGTGCTGCAAG TGTCCTCAGGTCTTTCAGTCCGTCAGCGATGCCAGGCCCAGTGATGCCGATGGACGTGGCCATGAGGTTTTACATCAGCCACTCTCCGCCCCCTCTGCGAGGCTTCCTCAGCCCCTACGAGGACCTTCAGAGGGCCAAGACCAGAGCCACCCAGTCCAGCAGCCTCAGCCAGCAGCAGCGCTACAAACCCCTGAGGCCGTGTCTCAGCAACCAGCAGAAGGCGGCGGACGACAACGGCGGCGGCGACTGCGTGGGCTGGAACAACAACAGAACCAGCAAAAAAAGAGTCGTGTTCGCAGACATGAAGGGAATGTCACTGACCGCCATCCACGTCTTCTCCAAGTTTGACGACGAGTCGTATCAAAGCAAGAAGACCAGGGAGGTCTCAGAGGACCTGCAGTTCGACATGACGGACCTGGAAACGGCCGCTATGGATTTAAAGATCAGCACGGTCCGCAGCCTGGCGCTAGATTTTAAGCAGCCGTCGGCCGACTACCTGGATTTCCGGAACCGACTGATTCAGAGCTCGGTCTGCTTGGAGAACTGTTCTCTGCAAGAGCGCTCGCTGACCGGAACCGTCAAGGTCCGGAACATCGGCTTCGAGAAGTCGGTGCAAGTGCGGATCACCTTCGACTCGTGGGCCAGCTTCACGGACGTGGAATGCACCTTCATGAACAACGTGTACGGCGGCCAGGACAGCGACACCTTCGCCTTCGTCCTGGAGCTGCCGGCCTACGTCCAGCCGCAGAACCGGGTCGAGTTCTGCATCTGCTTCAAGGTCCAGGGACAGGTTTTTTGGGACAATAACGACGGCAAGAACTACTCTCTGAAGCACGTCGGTTGGCACGGGGAGGAAGTGAACGCCGCACCGGCCTCGCCCGAGCACAAACACGGCAGCGTTAAGGTGTTGGACTTGGACATCGACCAGTTCGGAAGCCCGCGCATGTCCAACGGACTGTTTCCCGGCTGGCAGAGCTGGGGTCAGATCGATACCAGCGTGCCTTATTGGTGA